From the genome of Pelobates fuscus isolate aPelFus1 chromosome 6, aPelFus1.pri, whole genome shotgun sequence, one region includes:
- the R3HDML gene encoding peptidase inhibitor R3HDML, whose amino-acid sequence MTLLHTHRYLTGLLLWILQLENTFVLAKSTELLHPSNSSTTDLMLGLGIPRHRRKRYISARDMTSLLDYHNQVRSKVFPPAANMEYMVWDERLAKSAESWANQCKWDHGPNQLMRFIGQNLSIHSGRYRSIVDLVKAWYDERQHYSFPYPRECNPSCPSKCSGSVCSHYTQMVWASSNRIGCAINTCSNINVWGSTWRQAVYLVCNYSIKGNWIGEAPYKLGRPCSACPPSYGGVCSNNMCYSGVKSNTLSWF is encoded by the exons ATGACTCTGTTGCACACTCATCGGTACCTCACTGGCTTGCTCCTTTGGATACTACAACTGGAGAACACCTTCGTGCTGGCCAAGTCTACTGAACTTCTGCATCCTTCCAACAGTTCCACCACTGACCTCATGCTTGGGCTTGGGATTCCCAGACATAGAAGAAAGCGTTATATTTCCGCAAGAGACATGACTTCCCTATTGGACTATCACAACCAAGTCAGGTCTAAGGTGTTTCCACCAGCTGCTAATATGGAATATATG GTATGGGATGAGAGATTGGCAAAGTCTGCAGAATCCTGGGCGAACCAATGTAAATGGGATCACGGGCCCAATCAACTCATGCGATTTATAGGTCAGAATCTCTCCATTCATTCGGGCAG ATATCGCTCTATCGTAGACCTCGTGAAGGCGTGGTATGATGAAAGACAGCACTATTCCTTTCCTTATCCTCGAGAGTGCAATCCCAGCTGCCCCAGTAAATGCAGTGGCTCAGTCTGCAGTCATTACACCCAG ATGGTCTGGGCATCTTCAAACAGAATAGGTTGTGCCATCAATACCTGCTCCAATATTAATGTCTGGGGAAGTACATGGAGACAAGCTGTATATTTGGTGTGCAATTATTCAATAAA ggGAAACTGGATAGGCGAAGCACCGTATAAGTTGGGAAGACCTTGCTCTGCTTGTCCGCCTAGTTATGGAGGTGTCTGCAGCAATAACATGTGCTATTCTGGAGTCAAATCTAACACACTAAGCtggttttaa